The following proteins are encoded in a genomic region of Acidobacteriota bacterium:
- the trmFO gene encoding methylenetetrahydrofolate--tRNA-(uracil(54)-C(5))-methyltransferase (FADH(2)-oxidizing) TrmFO: MKIRIIGAGLAGSECALQLARLGHRVTLHEMRPLRTTEAHQTDRLGELVCSNSFRSSSPLNAVGLLKAEMALLDSVIMECGERARIPAGDAFAVDRGKFADTVTGMVEGESRIELVRGEVHDLEIGDADHLVIATGPLTSSELYDAIGRRLGSDNLYFYDAIAPIVAADSLDMSKLYWKSRYDKGDGADYLNSPLTKSEYESFLAALGEADLHAIHDFDDAAHFEGCLPIEEMAARGVETLRYGPMKPVGLENPATGERPWAVVQLRREDFSDEYFNLVGFQTKMKIPSQQKVLRMLPGLENAVFARWGSMHRNTFINGPRHLDSTFRLKSDPRIWFAGQITGVEGYVESAATGLLVARYIGAVGNGEEPQPCPDHTALGALGRHVSESNPDRYQPSNINWALIRNISDIRRKKDRREDQVRLALQSVRELAERSLDAVTS, translated from the coding sequence ATGAAAATTCGTATCATCGGAGCTGGTCTCGCCGGCTCGGAGTGCGCACTGCAGCTCGCGAGGCTCGGGCATCGCGTAACCCTCCATGAGATGCGACCGCTCCGCACCACCGAGGCCCATCAGACCGACCGGCTCGGTGAGCTGGTCTGCTCGAACTCGTTTCGAAGCTCGTCGCCGCTGAACGCCGTCGGGCTCCTTAAGGCGGAGATGGCGCTGCTCGATTCGGTGATCATGGAGTGCGGCGAGCGCGCGCGGATTCCGGCGGGCGACGCCTTCGCGGTCGATCGCGGCAAGTTCGCCGACACAGTGACGGGGATGGTCGAGGGCGAGTCTCGCATCGAGCTGGTCCGCGGAGAAGTTCACGATCTGGAGATCGGAGACGCCGACCATCTCGTGATCGCCACCGGGCCGCTGACCAGCTCGGAGCTCTACGACGCGATCGGGCGACGCCTCGGCTCGGACAACCTCTACTTCTACGACGCAATTGCTCCGATCGTGGCCGCCGACTCGCTGGATATGTCGAAGCTCTACTGGAAATCACGGTACGACAAGGGCGACGGCGCCGACTATCTCAACTCGCCGCTGACGAAATCCGAATACGAGTCTTTTCTCGCGGCGCTCGGAGAGGCGGACCTCCACGCGATTCACGACTTCGACGATGCCGCCCATTTCGAAGGATGCCTTCCGATCGAAGAGATGGCCGCACGCGGTGTCGAAACGCTTCGGTACGGACCGATGAAGCCGGTCGGGCTCGAGAATCCTGCAACGGGCGAGCGTCCATGGGCCGTGGTTCAGCTGCGCCGCGAAGATTTCTCCGACGAGTATTTCAATCTGGTCGGTTTCCAGACAAAGATGAAAATCCCGTCGCAACAGAAAGTTCTTCGCATGCTTCCGGGGCTCGAGAACGCGGTGTTCGCGCGATGGGGCTCGATGCACCGGAACACTTTCATCAACGGGCCTCGGCACCTCGACTCCACGTTTCGCTTGAAATCCGATCCGCGGATCTGGTTTGCGGGACAGATCACCGGTGTCGAAGGCTACGTCGAGTCCGCCGCTACGGGTCTGCTGGTCGCGCGCTATATTGGCGCGGTTGGCAATGGAGAGGAGCCACAGCCGTGTCCGGATCACACGGCGCTGGGAGCCCTCGGCCGTCATGTTTCCGAATCGAACCCCGACAGATACCAGCCCTCGAACATCAACTGGGCTCTGATTCGCAACATCTCGGATATTCGTCGGAAGAAAGATCGCCGGGAGGATCAGGTTCGGCTCGCTTTGCAGAGCGTGAGGGAACTGGCGGAACGATCCCTCGACGCCGTGACGAGCTGA
- a CDS encoding DUF3467 domain-containing protein, protein MTQQPQQAQLQIVIDDETSQGKYINFANIIHSPSEFVIDLGRIVPGKTEVRIHERIIMTPLHAKQFLDALSRNIGMFEQKFGEIRLDASRAPQGFSSDEPSN, encoded by the coding sequence GTGACTCAGCAGCCGCAACAGGCGCAACTTCAGATCGTCATCGACGACGAAACATCCCAGGGGAAGTACATCAACTTCGCCAATATCATCCATTCTCCGAGTGAGTTCGTCATCGATCTCGGGCGGATCGTTCCCGGCAAAACCGAGGTTCGCATCCACGAACGGATCATCATGACGCCGCTCCACGCAAAGCAGTTTCTCGACGCACTGAGCCGCAACATCGGCATGTTCGAGCAGAAATTCGGCGAGATCCGGCTCGATGCGTCCCGTGCGCCCCAGGGATTCAGCAGCGACGAACCGTCGAATTGA
- a CDS encoding GlsB/YeaQ/YmgE family stress response membrane protein, producing MSLIWFLLIGLAAGFLANLVMKSGLGLLGDLIVGVVGAILGGWLFGQLGISAGGGLFGALVTAFVGAVVLLLIIRVIKRA from the coding sequence GTGTCACTCATATGGTTTCTTCTGATCGGATTGGCCGCCGGGTTCCTCGCGAACCTCGTCATGAAATCGGGCCTCGGGCTCCTCGGCGATCTGATCGTCGGGGTCGTCGGAGCCATTCTCGGAGGATGGCTCTTCGGCCAGCTCGGCATCAGCGCGGGAGGAGGGTTGTTCGGCGCGCTCGTCACGGCGTTCGTCGGCGCCGTCGTCCTGCTTCTCATCATCCGGGTGATCAAGCGAGCGTAG
- the polA gene encoding DNA polymerase I yields MKKKRKKLYLIDGSNNFYRSYYAIRGLTTSDGLATNALYGFIQMLRKLLREHKPDAIAVSFDRPARTFRHEIYPEYKADRKPMPDDLSIQLPLVLELLEGYRIRVVSQDGVEADDLLGSLACRARDSGYEVVIATSDKDFFQLVGDGISVYHTGREKMLDADAVEESFGLPPEKVVDVMAIQGDSIDGVPGIPGIGEKGAKDLIREHGSLEAIYANLDAVGKKSHRKKLEEHREIALLSKDLVTLRCDLEPSIDLDSLALTEPDNRKLHELFRRCEFQSLMQETMPDRTLDWTPVIIESPEELGERTAGEKELAIHVSGSPTGEPRIVAFSSDRDQALVVNAGAEGMGKALSSLFESGKRFIAHNIKSAFHLMAKAGWSLPADFEDTMLISYVLRPGQYGHELESIVREKLVRDLIEIPADSPQLELGGDGSESGVRAAADRAESTLELFRSLNGDLENDPSLRSVYETIEKPLVPVLQRMETAGIRVDVDFLSEMSKRFSKRLDELEERIYGEAGEEFNINSPSQLGSILFEKLGYPIIRKTRKTKGYSTAVEVLEELAARGYPIPALILEHRELHKLKSTYIEAFPGMIGPDGRLRTTFNQAVAATGRLSSSEPNLQNIPIRTELGREIRKAFVAEEGHVIMSADYSQIELRLAAHMSGDEDMIDAFRGDIDIHRRTAARMFGIDERLVNSDQRRAAKTINFGVLYGMSAFRVGNELGIPTSEAKAFVQAYFDRYPKIRTMLDATLEEARSTGKVTTMFGRVRYIPEIRNRSFTVRSNAERMATNAPIQGSAADILKIAMIRLDEHLQKSSSRTRMLLTVHDEIVFEVPEEELGAIEKDITRVMESVATLSVPLSVEARWGRSWFEAKQ; encoded by the coding sequence GTGAAAAAGAAACGAAAGAAGCTCTACCTGATCGACGGCTCGAACAATTTCTACCGGTCGTACTACGCAATCCGAGGCCTCACGACCTCGGACGGGCTCGCCACCAACGCGCTCTATGGCTTCATCCAGATGTTGAGGAAACTCCTTCGGGAGCACAAGCCGGATGCCATAGCGGTGTCGTTCGACCGGCCGGCCCGCACCTTCCGTCACGAGATCTATCCGGAGTACAAGGCGGATCGCAAGCCGATGCCGGATGACCTCAGCATTCAGCTGCCGCTCGTGCTCGAGCTCCTCGAGGGCTACCGCATCAGGGTCGTTTCGCAGGACGGAGTGGAGGCCGATGATCTTCTCGGCTCGCTCGCCTGCAGAGCCCGTGACTCCGGCTATGAGGTCGTCATCGCGACATCAGACAAGGACTTCTTTCAGCTCGTCGGCGACGGGATCTCCGTTTACCACACCGGCCGGGAAAAAATGCTCGATGCCGACGCAGTCGAGGAGTCGTTCGGGCTTCCCCCTGAGAAAGTCGTCGACGTGATGGCGATCCAGGGAGATTCGATCGACGGCGTGCCCGGAATTCCCGGCATCGGGGAAAAGGGGGCAAAGGATCTCATCCGCGAACACGGCTCGCTCGAGGCGATCTACGCCAACCTCGACGCCGTCGGAAAAAAGTCTCATCGGAAGAAACTCGAGGAGCACCGGGAGATCGCTTTACTCTCGAAGGATCTCGTGACGCTCCGTTGTGACCTCGAGCCCTCCATCGATCTCGACTCGCTGGCTCTCACGGAGCCGGACAATCGGAAACTTCACGAGCTGTTTCGTCGCTGCGAGTTCCAGTCGCTCATGCAGGAGACCATGCCCGACCGGACGCTCGACTGGACGCCAGTGATCATCGAGTCACCCGAGGAACTGGGAGAGCGGACGGCCGGAGAGAAAGAGCTCGCCATTCATGTCTCGGGCAGTCCGACGGGAGAACCGCGGATCGTCGCCTTCTCCTCCGATCGGGACCAGGCGCTCGTGGTGAATGCCGGCGCTGAGGGGATGGGAAAAGCGCTTTCCTCACTTTTCGAATCCGGGAAGCGTTTCATCGCACACAACATCAAATCGGCGTTCCATCTGATGGCCAAAGCCGGCTGGAGCCTTCCAGCCGATTTCGAGGACACGATGCTCATCTCCTACGTTCTCCGACCGGGGCAATACGGTCATGAGCTGGAATCGATCGTCCGCGAAAAGCTGGTTCGCGACCTGATCGAGATCCCCGCCGATTCGCCGCAGCTCGAGCTCGGTGGGGACGGCTCCGAGTCCGGAGTCCGGGCAGCTGCGGATCGTGCCGAATCGACGCTCGAGCTCTTCCGTTCTCTAAATGGCGACCTCGAAAACGACCCGAGCCTCCGATCCGTCTACGAAACAATCGAGAAACCTCTCGTGCCGGTACTTCAACGGATGGAAACCGCTGGTATCCGGGTCGACGTCGACTTTCTTTCGGAGATGTCGAAGCGGTTTTCAAAACGCCTCGACGAGCTCGAGGAACGCATTTACGGAGAGGCCGGTGAGGAATTCAACATCAACAGTCCCTCGCAGCTCGGCTCCATCCTGTTCGAAAAACTCGGTTACCCGATCATCAGGAAGACGAGGAAGACCAAGGGATATTCGACTGCGGTCGAAGTCCTCGAGGAGCTCGCCGCGCGTGGCTATCCGATTCCGGCCCTTATCCTCGAGCATCGGGAGCTTCACAAGCTGAAGTCGACTTACATCGAAGCCTTTCCCGGCATGATCGGACCCGATGGTCGCCTGCGGACGACCTTCAATCAGGCCGTAGCCGCGACCGGACGCCTCTCTTCTTCCGAGCCGAACCTGCAGAACATTCCGATACGTACCGAGCTCGGCCGCGAGATTCGAAAGGCTTTCGTCGCGGAAGAGGGTCACGTGATCATGTCAGCCGACTACTCGCAGATCGAGCTCCGGCTGGCCGCCCACATGTCGGGCGACGAGGACATGATCGACGCCTTCCGTGGAGACATCGACATCCACAGGCGTACCGCGGCGAGAATGTTCGGAATCGACGAACGGCTCGTGAATTCCGACCAGCGAAGAGCGGCTAAGACGATCAACTTCGGCGTTCTTTACGGCATGTCGGCATTCCGCGTCGGAAACGAGCTCGGAATCCCGACGAGCGAAGCGAAGGCATTCGTCCAGGCCTATTTCGACCGCTATCCGAAAATCAGAACGATGCTCGACGCGACTCTCGAGGAGGCGCGCAGTACCGGGAAGGTCACGACGATGTTCGGACGCGTTCGCTACATTCCGGAAATCCGGAATCGCTCATTCACCGTCCGCTCCAACGCCGAGCGAATGGCGACCAACGCGCCGATTCAGGGAAGTGCGGCCGACATCCTCAAAATTGCAATGATCCGTCTCGACGAGCACCTTCAAAAATCATCGAGCAGAACCCGGATGCTGCTGACCGTCCACGACGAAATCGTCTTCGAGGTCCCGGAAGAGGAGCTCGGCGCGATCGAGAAAGACATCACAAGGGTGATGGAATCGGTCGCGACGCTCTCGGTTCCCCTCTCGGTGGAGGCGCGCTGGGGCCGAAGCTGGTTCGAGGCCAAGCAGTAG
- a CDS encoding CoA transferase: MNVPPLDGVLVADFTRVLAGPLCTMMLGDAGARVIKVEQPGRGDETRQWGPPFLGSESTYYLSVNRNKSSLTLDLRSDEGREQAMRLVERADIVIDNFLPATRSRLGIDPQAIRTMNPAAIHCSILGYDSDSDEAGLPGYDLLAQAGSGLMWITGPSEGPPMKAGVALADVLTAHWAHGAILSALYQREKSGLGQHLEVSLAGAMAASLVNVAQAALATNEEARRHGNAHPSIVPYQSFETTDGWIAVAAATNEQYVRLCNEVLERPELALDHRYRTNADRVRNRDQLVPELARKLITASSQEWVDRCRSAGVPASKVRGVREVLIRPDAPVITVDHPTLGPLSMVRNPIRRNGYYQETASAPPLLGADNQD, translated from the coding sequence ATGAATGTGCCACCCCTCGATGGAGTCCTCGTCGCCGATTTCACTCGGGTCCTCGCAGGCCCGCTCTGCACGATGATGCTCGGAGATGCCGGCGCCAGGGTGATCAAGGTCGAGCAACCCGGCCGCGGCGACGAGACCCGGCAGTGGGGCCCGCCCTTTCTCGGGTCCGAGTCCACCTACTATCTGTCGGTCAATCGCAACAAGTCGTCTCTGACCCTCGACCTTCGTTCCGATGAAGGTCGGGAGCAGGCGATGCGACTCGTCGAGCGAGCCGACATCGTGATCGACAACTTCCTCCCGGCGACACGGAGCAGGCTCGGTATCGACCCGCAAGCGATCCGGACGATGAACCCGGCCGCCATCCACTGTTCGATCCTCGGTTACGATTCCGACTCCGATGAAGCCGGACTCCCGGGATACGATCTGCTCGCGCAGGCCGGATCGGGGCTGATGTGGATCACGGGGCCCTCCGAAGGTCCGCCAATGAAGGCTGGCGTCGCTCTCGCCGACGTTCTCACGGCGCACTGGGCGCACGGCGCGATCCTGTCGGCGCTGTATCAGCGGGAAAAAAGCGGGCTCGGCCAGCATCTTGAGGTCTCGCTCGCGGGAGCAATGGCGGCTTCGCTCGTCAACGTAGCGCAGGCCGCGCTCGCCACAAACGAAGAAGCGCGCCGCCACGGTAACGCACACCCTTCGATCGTCCCCTATCAGTCGTTCGAAACGACCGACGGCTGGATCGCCGTTGCCGCCGCCACGAATGAACAATATGTTCGCCTCTGCAACGAGGTGTTGGAGCGGCCGGAGCTCGCACTGGACCATCGATACCGGACCAACGCGGACCGGGTTCGGAACCGCGATCAGCTGGTTCCGGAGCTCGCCCGGAAACTGATCACCGCTTCGTCGCAGGAGTGGGTCGATCGCTGCAGGAGCGCGGGCGTTCCCGCTTCGAAGGTTCGGGGAGTCCGGGAAGTGCTCATCCGGCCGGACGCTCCGGTGATCACCGTCGATCACCCGACGCTCGGACCGCTGAGCATGGTGCGCAATCCGATCCGCCGGAATGGTTACTATCAAGAGACCGCCTCGGCGCCCCCGCTTCTGGGGGCGGACAATCAGGATTGA
- a CDS encoding RDD family protein: MLICRNHPNVHENVQRCWSCMTAVCGDCRVKIGDKAYCANCKDRQISEIRSGVASDRIEYASILRRFGAIFIDGLILFFPIFLIAMFLGFSAATSGVDPDSAFDDQINILNLIMIPIYIVYEALMLARDGQTIGKKALGIRVVTPAGAQISTGQAWGRAALRQVFFSCLAIINYLAAFFTAEKTCIHDMAARTRVVRV; encoded by the coding sequence ATGCTCATCTGTAGAAATCACCCGAACGTTCACGAAAACGTCCAGCGATGCTGGAGCTGTATGACGGCGGTCTGCGGGGACTGCCGAGTCAAAATTGGCGACAAGGCCTACTGCGCAAACTGCAAGGATCGCCAGATTTCCGAGATCCGTTCCGGCGTAGCCTCGGATCGAATCGAGTACGCGTCGATCCTTCGCCGGTTCGGCGCCATTTTCATCGATGGCCTGATCCTCTTCTTCCCGATCTTCCTGATCGCCATGTTCCTCGGCTTTTCAGCTGCGACGAGCGGCGTCGACCCCGATTCTGCCTTCGATGATCAGATCAACATCCTGAACCTCATCATGATCCCGATCTACATCGTCTACGAAGCCCTCATGCTCGCAAGGGATGGCCAGACCATCGGGAAGAAGGCTCTCGGAATCCGAGTCGTCACCCCGGCCGGAGCACAGATCTCGACCGGTCAGGCATGGGGCCGAGCGGCACTTCGACAGGTGTTCTTCAGCTGCCTTGCGATCATCAATTATCTGGCGGCCTTTTTCACCGCCGAGAAGACGTGTATCCACGACATGGCCGCGAGAACCAGGGTCGTTCGTGTCTGA
- a CDS encoding RDD family protein, translated as MTSAENEHTIVTPEHVEITLHPAGPGSRFFALFVDSLLVFALPVTVFVLLVPLIGGGLAFAVRVTIAFLLSWGYYVWFETRDGQTPGKRMAGIRVIDDRGLPITFQQAMIRNVVRVLDLAPILYGVGITSALIDRKNRRLGDIAARTLVVDDRRHTPAMTPFPASREFASVRDPRTVRLARNRLDLRQRQLIVDLVIRAEELDTAARTSLMDRTGAELRRLLQLDLPELSEENLVRGVAWLISSRRI; from the coding sequence ATGACCTCCGCCGAGAACGAACATACGATCGTCACGCCCGAGCACGTCGAGATCACCCTTCATCCCGCGGGCCCGGGCAGTCGTTTCTTCGCTCTCTTCGTCGACAGCCTTCTCGTGTTCGCTCTTCCGGTCACGGTTTTCGTCCTGCTGGTTCCGTTGATCGGCGGAGGTCTCGCCTTCGCGGTGCGCGTCACGATCGCATTTCTCCTTTCATGGGGTTACTACGTCTGGTTCGAGACCCGCGACGGACAAACGCCCGGAAAGCGGATGGCGGGGATACGAGTCATCGACGACCGGGGACTTCCGATCACTTTTCAGCAGGCGATGATCCGCAACGTCGTGCGCGTACTCGATCTCGCGCCCATACTTTACGGTGTCGGCATCACGTCGGCGCTGATCGACCGGAAGAACCGAAGGCTCGGCGACATCGCTGCCCGAACGCTCGTCGTCGACGACCGCAGGCATACCCCCGCCATGACGCCATTTCCCGCGTCCCGAGAGTTCGCCAGCGTCCGCGACCCTCGCACGGTTCGACTGGCCCGGAATCGACTCGATCTCCGACAGAGGCAATTGATCGTCGATCTGGTCATCCGAGCGGAAGAGCTGGACACCGCGGCACGAACCTCTCTGATGGATCGGACCGGCGCCGAGCTTCGCCGGCTGCTCCAGCTGGATCTCCCGGAATTGAGCGAGGAAAATCTCGTGAGAGGCGTCGCCTGGCTCATTTCGTCGCGGAGAATCTGA
- a CDS encoding stage II sporulation protein M has protein sequence MDAETFVKARRAHWAELDRMLHALDNTSDSRIGHTAVMRLVQLYRLASSDLNRLRGLTANPETIQPLNSLVSRAYRYIYRGSRMRGILESLRSLIVVEIPAAFRAERSSVALAAVALISGAAVGALAVIIDPSNAPKLIPPQFFSESPRERVESIEAGDERISTISSAAGFGASLYTHNIRVAFLAFSLGALTIVLGLWILFYNGVLLGAVCAMYFLDGVQIFFIAWVGPHGALELPAILFGAAAGLRLGRALLTPGEADTGTAVRRAAPNVVRMLAGAAMILVLAGLIEGGFSQFSAKSIPYAFKIGVSGALFLLLMVYLFSRHVDLPDGGAR, from the coding sequence ATGGACGCGGAAACCTTCGTCAAAGCGCGCCGTGCTCACTGGGCCGAGCTCGACAGGATGCTGCACGCGCTCGACAACACGAGTGATTCGCGGATCGGACACACAGCCGTGATGCGTCTGGTGCAGCTCTATCGCCTCGCGAGCAGCGATCTGAACCGGCTCCGCGGCCTCACCGCGAACCCCGAAACGATTCAGCCACTCAATTCGCTGGTCTCCAGGGCATATCGCTACATCTACAGAGGCTCGCGAATGCGCGGGATACTCGAATCACTTCGAAGCCTCATCGTCGTGGAGATCCCGGCTGCATTCCGCGCGGAAAGGTCCTCGGTGGCACTCGCAGCCGTCGCTCTGATCTCCGGCGCGGCGGTCGGCGCGCTCGCGGTCATCATCGACCCATCCAACGCGCCGAAGCTCATCCCTCCCCAGTTTTTCTCCGAAAGCCCTCGGGAGCGCGTCGAGAGTATCGAGGCCGGCGACGAACGGATCTCGACGATCTCGAGCGCCGCGGGGTTCGGCGCATCGCTCTACACTCACAACATCAGGGTCGCGTTCCTGGCGTTCAGTCTGGGAGCCCTCACAATCGTGCTCGGGCTGTGGATTCTCTTCTACAACGGGGTGCTTCTCGGAGCGGTTTGCGCGATGTATTTTCTCGACGGCGTCCAGATCTTCTTCATCGCCTGGGTCGGTCCACACGGCGCTCTGGAGCTGCCGGCGATCCTCTTTGGCGCGGCGGCGGGCCTCCGTCTCGGGCGCGCACTGCTGACGCCGGGGGAGGCCGACACCGGCACTGCGGTCCGCCGGGCCGCCCCCAACGTCGTCCGGATGCTCGCGGGAGCCGCAATGATTCTCGTCCTGGCCGGCCTGATCGAAGGAGGCTTCTCGCAGTTCTCCGCAAAATCGATCCCGTACGCATTCAAGATCGGAGTCTCGGGCGCGCTTTTCCTCCTCCTGATGGTCTACCTCTTCTCGCGACACGTCGATCTCCCCGATGGAGGAGCTCGATGA
- a CDS encoding DUF58 domain-containing protein: MRPGPLLPRVVGILAVASIAIALVDWAVWLIGAGALIVLAVSISELVELRAITFQLDRKGSFAMSLGDVATVPMALTADNRKPLEIQFRQVWPSLLDRQQTVYSATLNPNERATFNLDIRAIARGSTALRPPTIALTRRGLIERVTDVGSAAELSVIPNIAAVGRLHRLLNQFILRGHGSRNSPRLGKGRDFERLRDLVDGDDLRDVAWKATARHGKLIVREFRVERSQNIVICVDRGHRMAQRVGWLSRLDHAVNTALLLAYVANRIEDRIGIQSFSSKVDGGVASGGGATHLRSLTRFVTALEPGYAHTDYPALAHGLRRTLRKRSLIVVFTMLPHLEIGDELVKAVSVLHPNHLVLIAVQFDPTLDAIAHTPPRSSRELSKFLVARDLWEARTGLIKDLQSRGALVVDSRPGELATDSINAYLDVKRRQIL; this comes from the coding sequence ATGAGACCGGGGCCTCTTCTCCCGCGCGTCGTCGGAATCCTCGCCGTGGCGAGCATTGCGATCGCTCTGGTGGACTGGGCTGTATGGTTGATCGGTGCGGGCGCTCTGATCGTTCTCGCCGTCAGCATTTCGGAGCTGGTCGAGCTCCGGGCAATCACATTCCAGCTCGATCGCAAGGGATCGTTCGCGATGAGTCTCGGCGATGTTGCGACGGTGCCGATGGCGCTGACCGCCGATAATCGGAAGCCTCTCGAGATTCAGTTTCGCCAGGTATGGCCCTCTCTTCTCGACCGGCAGCAGACCGTCTATTCGGCGACACTGAATCCGAATGAACGTGCGACATTCAACCTCGACATTCGCGCAATTGCGCGGGGGTCGACTGCGCTTCGTCCCCCCACGATCGCGCTCACGCGCCGCGGGCTGATCGAGCGGGTGACCGACGTCGGATCCGCCGCCGAGCTCTCGGTGATTCCCAACATCGCCGCGGTCGGCCGGCTCCACCGGCTGCTCAATCAGTTCATCCTGCGCGGTCACGGCAGCCGCAATTCGCCGCGGCTCGGAAAGGGGCGGGATTTCGAGAGATTGCGGGACCTCGTCGACGGAGACGATCTCCGTGACGTCGCCTGGAAGGCCACCGCGCGCCACGGAAAGCTCATCGTTCGAGAGTTCAGGGTCGAGCGTTCACAGAACATCGTCATCTGCGTCGACCGCGGCCACAGAATGGCCCAAAGGGTCGGCTGGCTCAGCCGTCTCGACCATGCGGTGAACACTGCATTGCTCCTCGCCTACGTCGCGAATCGCATCGAGGACAGGATCGGGATTCAGTCCTTCTCATCGAAGGTCGACGGCGGCGTCGCCTCCGGCGGAGGTGCAACTCATCTCCGAAGCCTGACCCGGTTCGTGACCGCGCTCGAGCCCGGCTACGCACACACCGATTATCCGGCCCTGGCTCACGGGCTTCGCCGAACCCTCCGAAAGAGAAGTCTCATCGTCGTATTCACGATGCTGCCCCATCTCGAGATCGGTGACGAGCTCGTCAAAGCGGTGAGCGTGCTTCATCCAAACCACCTGGTTCTGATCGCGGTACAGTTCGATCCGACGCTCGATGCGATCGCTCACACGCCGCCGCGCTCGAGCCGGGAGCTCTCGAAGTTTCTCGTCGCGCGCGATTTGTGGGAAGCCCGGACAGGGCTGATCAAAGATCTCCAGAGTCGAGGCGCGCTGGTAGTCGACAGCAGGCCCGGCGAGCTCGCGACCGACTCCATCAATGCATACCTCGACGTGAAGCGAAGGCAGATCCTCTGA
- a CDS encoding MoxR family ATPase has translation MAEKSARIIEQVDRVVLGQDEVKKHLLSCLFAGGHGLLEGVPGTAKTLMVLALSRLLGCTFRRIQFTPDLMPADLLGSNVFNQKTQDFEFRQGPIFTDILLADEINRTPPRTQAALLESMQERAVTLDGFRRQTSPVFTVFATQNPIEFEGTYPLPEAQRDRFLMKIGIGYPDPAAEGAMLDAYAEGRILHDREVALLEPVFEGHELLEARRLISGSINIEPGVRKYILDVVRSTRDHPSIEIAAGPRASLALLEASRARAAIEGRDFVTPDDVKAVGSPVMAHRIVLTPEAEMEGIEITDIIDTIFGQIEVPR, from the coding sequence ATCGCTGAGAAGTCCGCAAGGATCATCGAGCAGGTCGACCGCGTAGTGCTCGGACAGGACGAGGTCAAGAAGCACCTCCTCAGCTGTCTGTTCGCCGGCGGCCACGGCCTTCTCGAGGGTGTCCCCGGGACGGCGAAGACGCTGATGGTACTCGCCCTCTCCCGTCTTCTCGGCTGCACGTTCCGGCGTATCCAGTTCACCCCCGATCTGATGCCGGCGGATCTTCTCGGATCGAACGTCTTCAACCAGAAGACCCAGGATTTCGAGTTTCGCCAGGGTCCGATCTTCACCGACATCCTTCTCGCGGACGAGATCAACAGGACTCCTCCGAGAACTCAGGCCGCCCTGCTCGAATCGATGCAGGAGCGCGCAGTGACTCTCGATGGCTTTCGCCGGCAGACCTCTCCGGTCTTCACCGTTTTCGCCACGCAGAATCCGATCGAGTTCGAAGGAACGTACCCGTTACCGGAAGCTCAGCGGGACCGCTTTCTGATGAAGATCGGGATCGGGTATCCGGACCCGGCCGCGGAAGGGGCGATGCTCGATGCATATGCCGAAGGAAGGATTCTTCACGATCGCGAGGTCGCCCTGCTCGAGCCGGTGTTCGAAGGTCACGAGCTGCTCGAGGCCAGACGCCTGATCTCGGGATCGATCAACATCGAGCCGGGTGTGCGGAAATACATTCTCGACGTCGTACGCTCAACCCGGGATCATCCATCGATCGAGATCGCCGCCGGGCCGCGCGCGTCGCTCGCGCTGCTCGAAGCGAGTCGCGCCCGGGCCGCAATCGAAGGCCGTGATTTCGTCACCCCGGACGACGTCAAGGCTGTCGGTTCTCCAGTCATGGCTCACCGGATCGTCCTCACACCCGAGGCCGAGATGGAAGGGATCGAGATCACCGACATCATCGACACGATCTTCGGTCAGATCGAGGTACCCCGCTGA